TGCCGTGTCTCAGCATTAAAGCTCAGCTCAGTGAGAATTGTGGGTTTTTCCATGTGTTTAAGGAATGTAACTCCATCTAGTAATAAAGAGAAGAAATATGGCTGAGCCTGGCGCTTCTTCACTGAAGCCGTTTTGTCTGACGCTGTAATATTCTCACTCTGCAGTGGCCAAACTCAAACCTCAGGAACTTCCGGGACGAGCAGGTGCACAAGTAAGAAAACTCTTTAACTGCTTCTGCCTAAAGCTCCAGCTCCTACTGGCTACAGGTTTACAAGCTGAACGAAACGCCACATTTGACCAACCTGACGGCTGCGTGAGGGATTTCTGCTGAACTGATTTGGAGTCAGagctaaaacacattttggactaaAACCCTTTTGCTATGAGTGACTCTGTACCTTAATAATCATTAAAACTAATGACTGACCACGCAATCATAACTCTACTAAACTTTACCAAACGTTTAGTAATTGCTTCGGTCATGACCggtttagctcattttgagctcaaaaacaAGTACAGCACGTACAAGACCAACAAGCACAGCTCTGAACAGCCGTTCAcacataaaaatgtcatttatgaTGGTTTTtgattgaaaaatgaaaatctgcGTTTCAGTATTAACAATTCTCTGAAATCAGAGTTTCAccctttgggacacatttacttcaaaacaatgcgctctaactgctcaccatgtggccacgagggacagggatgcagcctcacttccggctctgaaatgcaggggcggggctaaaataaggctccgcctataGACTAAAACTCAGTTTTGGTAGTGATGGTTATTAAAAAATTAAGTTCATGCTAAGTCTAGATCTTTCAGCTTAATTTTGAGAGAAATCAAATATCtttgagaaaacaaaacaaaaaaaaaatacaaaaaaaaatattttcaggaATGTAAAATTGGGGGTTTAGGCTTTGGGACAGACGCCCCTCAATAGAAAGTGCCctttaatgtaaatgattttGTGTATAATTAGTTTATTACAGTCTCTGATGATGTCATGGGCTTACATAGGTCAGAGCATAATccatataaatatctaagatctGAATCCTTCatggcttttgtttgttttaagtaaatgttttgttattgtggGACTGCAGTTGTGAATGGTCCAGAAATACTGCCGAGTACATCTTCCAGCTTTACTGGGCAGTGGTGTGGTGGGCGGTTACTGGTTTTCAGGCTAGTTTAAAGTGGGGTTTACTGTGTAAAGCCATCCTAACACGGCTGTGTCTGTAGGTTTGTGCGCAGGTTGCTGTATTTCTATAAGCCCAGCAGTAAACTGTACTGTGTTCTGGAGTTGGAGCATCCGAAAGCTCCTCAGCTCACTTTGGCCGGCTGCCAACTCATCAACTTCCTGTTGGACTCTGAAGACGTGAGTAtatcagtttatatcacaatacctacatttagagctggttattcattcaccctaatgagaaactgtagaacggactcggtttatatcacaatacctacatttagagtcggttattcattcagtctaatgagaaactgtagaacagactcggtttatatcacaatacctacatttagagtcggttattcattcagtctaatgagaaactgtagaacggactcggtttatatcacaatacctacatttagagtcggttattcattcagtctaatgagaaactgtagaacagactcggtttatatcacaatacctacatttagagtcggttattcattcagcctaatgagaaactgtagaacggactcggtttatatcacaatacctacatttagagtcggttattcattcagtctaatgagaaactgtagaacggactcggtttatatcacaatacctacatttagagtcggttattcattcagcctaatgagaaactgtagaacggactcggtttatatcacaatacctacatttagagtcggttattcattcagtctaatgagaaactgtagaacagactcggtttatatcacaatacctacatttagagtcggttattcattcagcctaatgagaaactgtagaacagactcggtttatatcacaatacctacatttagagccggttattcattcagtctaatgagaaactgtagaacggactcggtttatatcacaatacctacatttagagtcggttattcattcagtctaatgagaaactgtagaacggactcggtttatatcacaatacctacatttagagccggttattcattcagcctaatgagaaactgtagaacagactcggtttatatcacaatacctacatttagagccggttattcattcagcctaatgagaaactgtagaacagactcggtttatatcacaatacctacatttagagtcggttattcattcagtctaatgagaaactgtagaacggactcggtttatatcacaatacctacatttagagtcggttattcattcagtctaatgagaaactgtagaacggactcggtttatatcacaatacctacatttagagtcggttattcattcagtctaatgagaaactgtagaacggactcggtttatatcacaatacctacatttagagccggttattcattcagcctgatGAGAAACTCCCTCTGTGTGTAGGATGGTCAGGTGTATCTGGAGGACTTGGTGAAGGATATTGTCCAGTGGCTCTCTTCCTTTTCTGGGCTGAAGTCTGAGCGCAGCCTCCAGAGTAACGGTCTACTGAATACGCTCAGTCAGCACTACTTCCTGTTTCTGGGTGCGCTGTCTGGGCAGCCTTCAGGAGTCAAAGCGATGGAGAAATGTGGAGCGTTTCAGTGGTGAGAGCACGTTCCCATCAGCCTGGTGCTGTGAGCACAGATAGAGGACCAGTTTTCACCTTCGtccccaaaacacacaaacccGGGGCTTATAACGGGGCTTATAACGGGGCTTATAACTCCATATCAATATATGCTTCCATGTACAGTTTTATTATAGTTAGttgattaaaaaatgatttgatttttaaaaagtcgATTACAGTCTGTGCTGTCAGTTAACTGCTCTCACATGACTAGTCGAGTTCATGGTCATGTGGTTCGGTCACAGGTCATTAGTCAGAGTCCTGTTTGTGGTAATGCGAGACGCGTTTTGTATTGATTAATTACCTCTCGTCCAGTTGGCTTGAGTGTGTTGCCAACTCTAATTATGCTAAATTGTGCGAACACAGTCTAAAACAAATCATGTCATGGTtaaaggggtgtgtgtgtgtgtgtgtgtgtgtgtgtgtgtgtgtctagtcTATTGAACCTGTGCTCAATGAAGAATCAAGACTCCCTGCTGAAGCTGACTGTGTCCACTTTGGACTACAGCAGGGACGGACTGGCCCGGATCATTCTGTCCAAAATCCTCACTGCTGGATCTGATGTAAGAAACCACCTTCATTCATTTCAAGTGCATTGGGAAGGGCCCCGTGGCAGTGGtgccgggggggtgggggggagagGCCCCGCGGCGGTCGTACTTCATTAATACAGTCTACATTCGTTCTTCATTGCGGTCATTAATAAACGTCTTTGTGTGTAACAGAACTGTCGCCTCTACGCCACTAAGCACCTGCGTGTCCTGCTGAGGGCTAACGTGGAGTTCTTCAGTAACTGGGGCATCGAGCTGCTGGTCACTCAACTCCCTGACCACAGTAAGGCCGTCTCCATGGAAGCGCTGGACATCCTAGACGAGGCCTGTGAGGAGAAGGTAAGTCGCAGAGGCTCAGTCGTGTTATGCTTTCACAGTGTcctgctggtttgtgctggtgcgagtgaatggctagacttcttCTGCCTCCATGGCTACAGAGTAAAAGCCGCACGGCGCCTCCTAGTGCGCTGAAGTAGCCGCCGTTCAAAGTTTGAGGCTTTAATGCTGATGTTGGAGTGAGAAAAATGAGTGGATGATGCTGATGGTCATTGCGGTTTTATTTTCCAGGACTTTGGCAGGTCGATTATTCTGCGAGTGTGTTTGACCTTTTGACCTCCTGTTTCTCCAGGCCAACCTGCACGCACTTATACACATGAAACCTGCGCTGACTCACCTGGGAGATAAaggactgctgctgctgctcaggtGATGGAGTGTCTTTAAATAGCCACTAGCTGACCACTGAGTCCCTAGGTTACCAAGTATTTGTTCGTTACTTtggtattttgtttttctgaagcgtcttttctttttttcaagcCACAAAGTTGTAGCTTGAAGTCCAACACGTCGTCAGCAGTGGCTAAACACGGTTAATATTGCTGAGCTGTAACTGCCACTGCCCTCTGCATCCCAGTTACTGTCTGTTTTCTGTCCTGGTCAGATTCCTGTCCATTCCCAAAGGTTTCTCCTACCTGAACGAGAGAGGATACGTCAGCCAGCAACTGGAGAAATGGCACAGAGTAAGACCCTCACCTTCACTCTATGCAGCACTGTGAAAAACTTGCCGTAAGTACAGTTCAGGAGGAATTTGTGAGTAGACGAGATATAAAACAATCCACATTcataaagaaggagaaacatcaaaataaaataacagaagtttccaaaactcgacgatggactgaccgccccagagtccagacctcagcaccactgaatgggtttgatcatcaaccagcttctcagactgagctttggaggcatgtctgcaggttctctgaggagctgaaagtgaggctcctcagaagaacggaagctggaatgaaggtagagagagactcactgaccctCAAACAACTGAGGGTACAGTGAGCTGCTGAGGATTCTGGGtaattttcctttaaatatgTATGACCAGTTTTCTTCCTCAAGAACTTCCACTTGAAGGGAAATTTGTTGGGAAATTAAATGAGAAGTCTCTAACAGTGctgtacatctctctctctctctctctctctctctctctctctctctctctctctctctctctctcgcgctctctcgcgctctctcgcgctctctcgcgctctctcgcgctctctctctcgctctctcgcgctctctctctcgctctctcgcgctctctctcgcgctctctctctcgcgctctctcgcgctctctctcgcgctctctcgcgctctctctcgcgctctctcgcgctctctctcgcgctctctctcgctctctctctctcactcgcgctctctctcgctctctctctctcgctcgcgctctctctcgcgctctctcacgctctctctctcgctctctcgcgctctctctctcgctctctcgcgctctctctcgcgctctctctcgcgctctctcgcgctctctctcgcgcgctctctcgcgctctctctcgcgctctctctcgcgctctctctcgcgctctctctcgctctctctcgcgctctctctcgctctctctctctcgctcgcgctctctcgcgcgctctctctcgcgctctctcgctctctctctcgcgctctctctcgcgttctctctctcgcgctctctctctctgtaaagcTGAGGACAGTAAAGTAATGCGAGTAGAAGTGAAGTCTGTTGTGTATCTGCAGGAGTACAATCTGAAGTACGTGGACATGGTGGAGGAGCTGATGAACGAAGCCCTGACCACGTACCGCAAACCCGTTGACGGAGACAACTACGTCCGCCGAAGCAACCAGAGGTCAGAGGCCATGTCTACTTTTGGTTCATTCACATTGAGACGGTCAGTTCAGCCTGATTTACAGCAGATCTGTGTGCAGGTTACAGAGTCCCAGCGTCTACCTGCCTGTACACCTGTATGGTCAGCTGGTGCACGACAAGACCGGCTGTTTGCTGCTGGAGGCTCAGGTACATCACCGCCTCACTCCACATCACTCCACTCTCCCTGTACCTCATTCCACATCATGTTATTTCACTCCACATCGCTGTAGATAATGAAAACAGGCTGTAATGCTTTCAGACGCGCCATTGAATTATGAATTCTGTAAATTGATGCACCCAAACATTACTATATAGACCACTTACTGATTACTGAGGTCCACTGTCTGCAGGCATTGATGGAGTCCTGCCTTATAATATGGTATAATTATAACTTGTATAATACTGTTTCCTGCAGCGCCCTCTGATGGTCAGACATGTTTAAGCTTTGAAAGGCTTTCTCCTCTGCTGACCGTATTATTTTGCCATCTAAACACGGACAGTTATAAAGAACAGACCGAACGCTGAGCTCTGTGTTGTGGTTAAACGCTAACTTCTTGATGTCTACGTTTCAGAACGTTGTTCCAGATCTGAGCTACACAGTGCGTTCTCCTGTTCTGGATACGTGGGAGGGGATTAAGCAGCTGAAGGCAGCCTTGTGGGCACTGGTGAGTAGAGTGTGAGTGATGCAGGTCACACACAAGCTGTCTGGAACCAAAGTTCTCCACATTTGTTACTGGTGTGTGTTACTCTGCGTTGTTCGCTGTAGTTTTGGATCTGAAGGCCATGACATTTGACGACATTTAAGATACAAAGCTTTTAACTGCTTACTTCAGTTGTTAAGCTGTGCTGCTCTGGTTGCGccgcctgacttttcagactaattcaGATGAAACAGGCATCTACTTGGACGCCCATAGAAACCTTTGTTCTCCTGAGGTCAGAGCACCTGACATGGTAAACAGTCCCTCTGGTCCCTCTTTTGTATAAGCGTGTCAGAATAAAAGTGTTTATAGTATAAAGTTTAAACATAAAATCAGGCCaaactattttaaacaaaacaaggtCAGTTTGATTGACTTGAATTTAGCTGTGGAAGGAAAAGGCTTGGCGTCTTTTGCTCATGTTCCATGCCGATGTCTGCAGTGAAGGTTAACAGTGTGGGCttgatgtgtgaatgtgttttgtaGGGGAACATTGGCAGCTCCAACTGGGGGGTGAATCTCCTGCAGGAGGAAAACATCATCCCAGATATCATCACTCTGGCACAGAGCTGCGAAGTGCTGTCTATACGAGGGTAAAACATgcgcgcatacacacacacacacacacacacacacacgcacgcatatacactcacctgtacagttgcttgttaacacaaatagctaatcagccaatcacacggccgcagctcactgcatttaggcctgtagaggtggtcaagacgacttgctgaagtgcagaccgagcatcagaacggggaagaaaggggatttaaggggctttgaacgtggcgtggttgttggttccagacgggctggtctgagtatttcagaaactgctgatctgctgggattttcacgctcaaccatctctagggtttacagagaacggtccgaaaaagaggaaatatccagtgaggggtcagttgtgtggacgaaaatgccttgttgatgtgagaggtcagaggagaatgggcagactggttccagatgatggaaagacaacaggaaatcaaataaccacttgttataACCAAGGAATGTCGAACACGCAACACGTCGAACCTTGGAAGACGATGGACCACAGCatcagaagaccacaccgggtgccactcctgtcagctgagaacaggaaactgagactgcAATTTGCACGGGCTCAtcgaaattggacaatagaagattggaaaaatgttgcctggtctgatgtgtctcgatttcagctgcgacattcagatggtcaGGTCAGCAgtaaagcatggatccatcctgcgttgtgtcagcggttcaggctggtggcgGTGGTGTGATTGTgtggggatattttcttggcacactttgggccccttagtaccaattgagcatcgtttaaacGCCCGCAGCCTGCCTGAGTactgttgctgaccatgtccatccttTTATGACCACAGTagacccatcttctgatggctacttccagcaggataatctcaaactggtttctcgAACACAacaatgagttcactgaacGCCAGTgacctccacagtcaccagatctcaatcccatagagcacctttgggatgtggtggagcGGGAGATTCACATTATAGATGTGTAGCTGAAAACTCTGCAGCTACTGCGTGATGCtgtcatgtcaatatggaccaaaatctctgaggaacgtttccaacaccttgttgaaagtatgtcacTAAGAATTAAggtagttctgaaggcaaaagggggtccagccttttactagcaaggtgtacctaataaataaaatggtgaGTGTATACATATAGGTACGCATACATATAGGTATATGGGCAGTAGAAGTAGTGGACActccttaaaaagatggttcttcaaggttcgaggCTTCTTTAGCAAAGCCAgtgaaaagaaccctttagatagaactatgaacactaaaaaactatatatatatatatatatatatatatatatatatatatatatatatatatatatatatatatatatatatataatgtatgcaTACATATGACTATATCACAACACCAACCTTTAGtcattcgctctctctctctctctctctctctctctctctctctctctctctctctgcagggtgtgtatatatgtgctgGGGGTGATCAGTCGGACTCGGCAGGGCAGTGAGGTTCTGAAGGTTTTGGGCTGGGACTCGGTTCGTCACGGCCGGAGGCAGCAGTGGCCCATCGTCGAGGAGATGGAGACACGGTTGCCGGGGGAACTGAGCTCCATCCCGAGCACGCTCAGTTTAAACTCTGAGTCTAACAGCTCtcagagggagagcgagagtgagagtcAGCCCAGTGAGTGCTCACTGTCACAACATTAGCATAGGCCACGCCCCTCATGTGATTCCAGCAGTCAGTCATATTTGGATGGTGTGGAAAAGAACGCTTTGAAATCAGAGCCCCTTCTACTCACTCTCGTACTGCATGCATAAGCCCCGCCCCCTTTGACTCACTTTCCTGTGGTAGAATGTACCACATTCATAAGCCCCGCCCCCACCTCATCTATTTTGTTCGGGTAGGATGCAGAACATTTATAAGCCTCACCCTGTCTCcgcccactttactctgattgAATGCATCACATTAACAAGCCCCTCCCACTTCACTGGTTTTGGCCGTTTAATTGCATCAGTAGTTCTGTACAATTCCCCCGGTTGTGCTCTTCGTTTCCAGGTCTGTACTTTGTGGATGATGAGGTTGACGGAGTGGAGCGCTGCGAGGACGTTTCAGTCTGCGTACGTTCCAAACCGGTGAAGGACCGGAGTCCCTTCACCATCCTGTCGTCGTCTCGTCTGGTCAGAAACCGCTTCCTGAACTCCCTCCCGCTGCCCAGCATGAAGCCCCGCAGCGTCAGCGACCCTAAACACCCCGCCGGAGGGAAGAAGTCTCCTGAGGAGCTGCAGCCAGGCACCATCCGGAGAAACCGCACGCTGACCGAGCCCTCCAGCTACTCGCCAGGGGGCGCCGCACAGGGAGAGGTGTTCTATAACGGGGGCCGGCCCCCCCACAGCCCCGCCGTGAGCCTCGAAATGTCGTTCGTGGGTCCGAGAAACCTCCAGGACGGCTTGGGAGAGGGGTCAGACACGGAGGGGAGAGGTCAGTAAGAATACGTACGTTTTCAGGGTCAATACGATTTTCAGTTCAGACATTAGGATTCAGCACATATGTAAAAAGCATCATTGAGCTGGATGTGTGCATAAcacaagccccgccccctcaCACCCGCTTTACCCTGGTAGGGTGCatcacattcataagcacttcCATCAGCCCCAGTCACTTTACTCTGATGGGATGTACCAGGTTTAATAGCCCCACCCCTTCATCGCCCATTTTACTCTAAAAGGATGCCCCAGACTTGgaagccccgcctcctcatcacccactttactctgaaAAGATGCCCCAGGTTCTTAAGCCCCACCCCATCCTTGCCCTCTCTTACTCTAATAGAACCAGATTTGgaagccccgccccctcctGCTCACCGTACTTCACTTTATCTGTAGCTTTATTTTCACGCGTTACTCACAAGTCCCTCAGTCTACACGCTGCCATGGAAACACTCGGATCCTGTTCAGACAGCTCTGAACTGAAccgtgtgtttgtgtctcagcTTTGCAAAACTGTCTGAAAGGTCAGCGTAAGGCGGTCACTCTGGACAAGGGGTTGGAGCTGGAGGTCAGAGGTCAGCGTGAGAGGAGGGTCTGTGACGGGTCATCCTCCGGCCTGCCGGGAGGAGCCTTAAAGAGCCGCAGCCAGAGCTTCAACACGGACACCACGACCAGCGGCATCAGCTCCATGAGCTCCTCGCCCTCCCGGGAGACCGCGTCCGCCGTCACCGTGGATACGGACTGCGGCAGCATCAGCACCGTGGTCAGTGCCAACACCGTGAAGATTGATACGGTGAGGATCCCATGCAGTTGCATGTCTGTCCGAGTGCCGGCGTGGTTTCAATGCTAGAGTTActgcatgcatttttaaatgactattATTACCGTTTTACTGTTCATATGAATACGTTCTCGTCTGCATGACGGACGCGTTTATGGACAGGGTTTGGAGAAGTGCTGAGGCCCGGTGGACAAGGGCAGTTAAAGCCAGTGCTGAGAAGTTTGGGTAGAGTTACAGTCACACCACTgatctttctctgtgtctcagaGTGCGTCCCTGGTTCCTCCCGGTTCTGCCCACACTCTGCCCCGTCGGGCGGCCTCCCTGCGCTCCTCCTCCACGGTGAAGAGTCTGGTGTACTACAACAGCTTCAGCCCGCGGGATGCTCTGGGTTACGCCACGCTGAGGAGCCTGCAGCAGCAGAGGAtccacccctccctctcccacagCGAGGTACTGGCTTCGCCTGCTAAAGACGTGCTGTTCACCGACGCCATCACCATGAAGACACGCAGCCTGGACCTGCGGCTCCACGCTCCACGCAGGTGTGCACTCACTTTGACCAGAACCTGCTCGGAGCCTTCCTCATACGAGCTGGGCCTGGATGTCTGAAAACAGCCTGGTATCTTCTGGTTAACAGTCGTGATCATCGATTACATCATCCAGCTTTCCTCACGTATTTACAAGCTCTTTAACAGTAAATTTGTTCCTGTGAAATCACAGCCCTTGACGGTCTGAGCTGCTTAAAGAAAGCTGTGTAGTTTCATATTTTAAGCCCgtatttctgtttaattcagtcTGAACTGCGGTTTGAGAACATGTTGTTTGTCTGGTTCTTCAGCCACTCAATAAAGAGGCACAGGTACTTCGGGCCAATCCATCGCAGGGTGTCCAGAACCCTCCAAATGCGGTGCGTGGGTAGTAGACCTCTACAGAACGCCCCTCTAGAACTGAGATCCTCCCTCTCCCGTTTAATCTTGTGTTGATTTAGACCTTTGTAGATCAGCTTTTGCTTGGGTAGATCAGACTTGCCCTGAATAGATCCTCTTAGATTTCACAGAATGACGCGCGGTACATAAGAATAATGAACTATTGGAAGAGCTTGTCCTGGTTAGATCCTGGTTAGAGCACAATTATCGTGACATCAGACATGGGTAGAACCTGGATGAAGCAGATTTGTCCTCAGTAGATAAGACATAGTCTTGATTGATCCTGGGTAGATCAGACTTAGTCTTGATGAACTCCTGAGGAGATCAGACTTATTCAAGGTATATTAGACTTGGCCTTAATCGGAtcctgagtagatcagacttgGTCTTAATTACATCCCAGGTAGATCAGCTATGCTCTGGATAGATCTTGGGTAGGTTTCAGACATGTCCTAGATTAAAGCTGGAATAGCTGGCAGTGCTGGTGAGGTTTCTGTTCCTGGACTGCTAATGGCTGAGCTGGTTCTCCTGCAGGTTTCTGAAGGCCCTGAGCTTCGTGTCTCTGGATAAGGATGACCTCCTGAGCCCCATAAACCACTCCACTCTGCAGCGCTCCGCCTCCCTGCGCTCCATGGTCTCTAGCGTCACCTACGGCAGTAACGAGGATTACATCGGCCTCGCCCTGCCCATGGACATCACCGACCTCTTCCACGTAATTCCTCTCACTGCCGTTGACAGAACTTGATGCACTGAATCGTTCCTGGTGAACTGGAAATGGGGACGGTTTTCAGATGAATGCAGGTGTTTTTAAAGAAGATTGAACGTGTGTTTTACAGGTTGAGGAAACCTCCTACTTGCAGAAGAGAACGAGCCCACCAGCTGCAGAGAAGTCGGTGTTCTTTGGAGACTCTGAAAGTGAGGCTT
This sequence is a window from Pygocentrus nattereri isolate fPygNat1 chromosome 20, fPygNat1.pri, whole genome shotgun sequence. Protein-coding genes within it:
- the rictora gene encoding rapamycin-insensitive companion of mTOR, whose product is MALSLRGRPSRSVRLRGRNDSGEENVPLDLSREPSDNMREILQNVAKAHGVSNMRKLGHLNNFVKLLNSVDHHEQKFGFSYEEIIICLRLALLNEVKEVRAAGLRALRYLIRDRGVLQKVLQLQVDYLISRCLDIQQSNEVEQTQALRLLTRIIAVDAALFPSSVTNSLVAVGNNGLHEHEKDHVVLACNAILCELAVKNPELVAGRGGLSTLLKNVLDCQHSRINEALISTVLHLLNHPQTRQYVRADVELEQILAPYTDFHYRHNPDTTEAQLKTDREARFSSSKMAIVAAFRSWSGIINLCKVGNSGIQSLIGLLCIPNMEIRKALLEVLYEIFRLPVPMVTADFEEALHSIDPSRPQDGWRLGDGFVAAEAKVLLPHRARSRPDLLDNYLALILSTLISFGLLEGLVEVVTSSDDVLSVRATVLLGELLHTASSLLPHSHSHHLHCLPTLINMAASFDISPEKRLRASAAVTQLKRLHELKKRSPKPHSLYLQLILKQSSHRDSHRSHRDGYVIKDTEDALMMNLRDSQILNHKQNLEWNWVLISTVLKWPNSNLRNFRDEQVHKFVRRLLYFYKPSSKLYCVLELEHPKAPQLTLAGCQLINFLLDSEDDGQVYLEDLVKDIVQWLSSFSGLKSERSLQSNGLLNTLSQHYFLFLGALSGQPSGVKAMEKCGAFQCLLNLCSMKNQDSLLKLTVSTLDYSRDGLARIILSKILTAGSDNCRLYATKHLRVLLRANVEFFSNWGIELLVTQLPDHSKAVSMEALDILDEACEEKANLHALIHMKPALTHLGDKGLLLLLRFLSIPKGFSYLNERGYVSQQLEKWHREYNLKYVDMVEELMNEALTTYRKPVDGDNYVRRSNQRLQSPSVYLPVHLYGQLVHDKTGCLLLEAQNVVPDLSYTVRSPVLDTWEGIKQLKAALWALGNIGSSNWGVNLLQEENIIPDIITLAQSCEVLSIRGVCIYVLGVISRTRQGSEVLKVLGWDSVRHGRRQQWPIVEEMETRLPGELSSIPSTLSLNSESNSSQRESESESQPSLYFVDDEVDGVERCEDVSVCVRSKPVKDRSPFTILSSSRLVRNRFLNSLPLPSMKPRSVSDPKHPAGGKKSPEELQPGTIRRNRTLTEPSSYSPGGAAQGEVFYNGGRPPHSPAVSLEMSFVGPRNLQDGLGEGSDTEGRALQNCLKGQRKAVTLDKGLELEVRGQRERRVCDGSSSGLPGGALKSRSQSFNTDTTTSGISSMSSSPSRETASAVTVDTDCGSISTVVSANTVKIDTSASLVPPGSAHTLPRRAASLRSSSTVKSLVYYNSFSPRDALGYATLRSLQQQRIHPSLSHSEVLASPAKDVLFTDAITMKTRSLDLRLHAPRRFLKALSFVSLDKDDLLSPINHSTLQRSASLRSMVSSVTYGSNEDYIGLALPMDITDLFHVEETSYLQKRTSPPAAEKSVFFGDSERLMDSCRAALKQRVSITELLSSSRSEQRHLLGGEESTGLKEHTDQNCLYCSGLAALGESAHTPLNNTHLRTDLTDGFSSHWQPKASHTHLEVVAQSKFSGVSGCSDAAVSQGSSSSTPSTEILLGGKVISEDGTACRVLLRKEILRLVINLSSSVGTKGNETGLLTIKEKFPCAFDDVCLYSEVSFLLSNCRFRLASRRFIQELFQDVQFSPLFDQAEAVLSKPVSSV